In Rhodobacteraceae bacterium LMO-JJ12, a single window of DNA contains:
- a CDS encoding 3-keto-5-aminohexanoate cleavage protein: protein MPLAMNREVFITCAVTGSGATQDRSPHVPRSPSEIAESAIDAARAGAAVVHCHVRDPETGAPSRRLDLYREVTERIREAEVDVVLNLTAGMGGDMVFGPSEQPLPLRDAGTDMVGAAERVEHVKQCRPEICTLDCGTMNFAEADYVMTNTPGMLQAMGRMMTHLGVKPEIEAFDTGHLWYAKQLVKDGVLDGPALVQLCMGVPWGAPDDLNTLMAMVNNVPEDWTFSAFGLGRNQMGYVAASVLAGGNVRVGLEDNLWLDKGVLASNAQLVERAVGIIEGMGARVIGPQEVRDKLGLLKRAPEAA from the coding sequence ATGCCACTTGCCATGAACCGAGAGGTTTTCATCACTTGCGCCGTGACCGGGTCGGGGGCCACGCAGGACCGATCGCCGCATGTGCCGCGCAGTCCGAGCGAGATTGCCGAGAGTGCTATTGACGCGGCGCGCGCCGGGGCGGCGGTGGTGCATTGCCACGTGCGCGACCCAGAGACCGGCGCGCCGAGCCGGAGGCTTGACCTTTATCGTGAGGTAACAGAGCGAATTCGCGAGGCGGAAGTCGATGTGGTGCTGAACCTGACCGCGGGGATGGGGGGCGACATGGTGTTTGGCCCGAGTGAGCAGCCGCTGCCATTGCGCGACGCGGGCACCGATATGGTGGGGGCGGCCGAGCGGGTCGAGCATGTCAAGCAATGTCGGCCAGAGATTTGCACGCTTGATTGCGGCACGATGAATTTTGCCGAGGCCGATTACGTGATGACCAACACACCCGGCATGTTGCAGGCGATGGGCCGGATGATGACGCATCTGGGTGTGAAACCCGAGATCGAGGCATTTGATACGGGTCATCTTTGGTATGCCAAGCAGTTGGTCAAAGATGGCGTGTTGGACGGCCCGGCGCTGGTTCAACTCTGCATGGGGGTGCCTTGGGGCGCACCGGATGATCTCAATACTTTAATGGCGATGGTTAATAATGTGCCCGAAGACTGGACCTTTTCGGCCTTCGGACTGGGGCGCAATCAGATGGGCTATGTCGCGGCGAGCGTTCTGGCCGGGGGCAATGTGCGCGTCGGGCTGGAAGACAACCTTTGGCTCGACAAGGGGGTGTTGGCGAGCAATGCGCAGCTTGTGGAACGCGCCGTCGGCATCATCGAGGGTATGGGTGCGCGGGTGATTGGGCCACAAGAGGTGCGCGACAAGTTGGGATTGCTCAAGCGTGCGCCCGAAGCGGCTTAG
- a CDS encoding PTS fructose transporter subunit IIA — MIGIVIVAHGGLAKEYLAALEHVVGAQKGVRQVSIQADSDRSEKQAEICAMAEEVDQGDGVVVVVDMFGGSPSNLSLLACASENRRLLHGANLPMLIKLAKSRHLNVADAVRLAKEAGRRYIDSQNINAET, encoded by the coding sequence TTGATCGGGATCGTGATTGTGGCACATGGCGGGCTGGCGAAGGAGTATCTGGCCGCGTTGGAACATGTGGTGGGCGCCCAGAAGGGCGTGCGTCAGGTGTCGATTCAGGCCGATTCCGACCGGAGCGAGAAGCAAGCCGAGATTTGCGCCATGGCCGAAGAGGTTGACCAGGGCGACGGCGTGGTTGTGGTTGTGGACATGTTCGGCGGCTCGCCGTCCAATCTGTCGCTTTTGGCCTGTGCGTCCGAGAACCGTCGCCTTCTTCATGGCGCCAACCTTCCCATGTTGATCAAGCTTGCGAAATCCCGCCACCTCAACGTTGCGGATGCTGTGCGTTTGGCGAAAGAGGCCGGCCGTAGGTATATTGACAGTCAGAACATCAATGCCGAGACATGA
- a CDS encoding DUF2061 domain-containing protein, translating into MESRTRSLVKAVCWNLLGLLTMALVGLAMTGSWALGGTMAALNTGIGFVTYLGYERFWAGVRWGRHG; encoded by the coding sequence ATGGAAAGCCGAACCCGAAGCCTTGTGAAAGCGGTTTGCTGGAACCTGCTTGGCCTTTTGACCATGGCGCTGGTCGGGCTGGCGATGACCGGGTCCTGGGCGTTGGGCGGGACCATGGCGGCGCTGAACACGGGTATCGGGTTTGTCACCTATCTCGGATACGAGCGGTTCTGGGCCGGGGTGCGTTGGGGGCGGCATGGATAA
- a CDS encoding carnitine 3-dehydrogenase, producing MKKVAAIIGGGVIGGGWAARFALNGWEVRVFDPDPQAARKIGEVMENARLALPGLGNVALPQEGEVRFCDTIEEAVVGADWVQESVPERIELKQKVYGALMAHVPEGAVIGSSTSGYKPSELQAGLGRPGQVVVAHPFNPVYLLPLVELVTTKANDAGVIARAQEVLRGVGMYPLHVKKEIDAHIADRFLEAVWREALWLIKDGIATTKEIDEAIRLGFGLRWAQMGLFETYRVAGGEAGMRHFIEQFGPCLKWPWTKLMDVPELTDDLIDAIADQSDAQSGAHSIRELERIRDANLVGIMRALLREDWGAGAVQKAHDASIEAAAGLVRHVDELSDLGTPVLTARRAVPLEWLDYNGHMTESRYLEAFADATDRFMMMIGCDAEYIANGGSYFTAETHIRHIDEAHAGMIIEIRTQVIAGAGKKMHLFHEMREGERLVATGEHMLLHVDLKSRRSTPPAEQVEAALVKVAEAHANLPDPEGLGRAIGERR from the coding sequence ATGAAGAAGGTCGCGGCGATCATTGGGGGCGGTGTGATTGGCGGTGGCTGGGCTGCACGGTTTGCGCTGAATGGTTGGGAGGTGCGGGTGTTTGATCCGGACCCACAAGCCGCGCGAAAGATCGGTGAAGTGATGGAGAACGCCCGTCTTGCGCTTCCGGGGTTGGGCAATGTGGCGCTTCCTCAGGAGGGCGAGGTGCGGTTTTGTGACACGATTGAAGAAGCCGTTGTTGGTGCGGATTGGGTGCAGGAAAGTGTGCCCGAGCGAATTGAATTGAAGCAGAAGGTTTACGGCGCGTTGATGGCGCATGTTCCGGAGGGGGCGGTGATTGGCTCCTCGACGTCGGGCTATAAACCATCCGAATTGCAGGCGGGGTTGGGGCGGCCCGGTCAGGTGGTCGTGGCGCATCCTTTCAACCCGGTCTATTTGTTGCCGCTGGTCGAGTTGGTAACGACCAAAGCCAATGATGCCGGGGTGATCGCACGGGCGCAGGAGGTGTTGCGCGGTGTGGGCATGTATCCATTGCATGTGAAAAAGGAGATCGACGCGCATATCGCAGATCGCTTCCTTGAGGCGGTCTGGCGCGAGGCGCTGTGGCTGATCAAGGATGGCATCGCCACGACGAAAGAGATTGATGAGGCGATCCGACTGGGATTTGGTCTCAGGTGGGCGCAGATGGGGCTTTTTGAAACCTATCGTGTGGCCGGTGGCGAGGCGGGAATGCGTCACTTCATTGAGCAGTTCGGACCCTGCCTTAAATGGCCATGGACCAAGTTGATGGATGTGCCCGAGCTGACCGATGATCTGATTGATGCGATTGCCGATCAATCCGACGCGCAATCAGGGGCGCATTCGATCCGCGAGTTGGAACGCATTCGAGATGCCAATCTGGTGGGTATAATGCGCGCGCTTTTGCGAGAAGACTGGGGCGCGGGCGCGGTGCAAAAGGCGCATGATGCCAGCATTGAGGCCGCTGCAGGGCTGGTGCGTCATGTTGACGAGTTGAGCGATCTTGGTACGCCGGTGCTGACCGCGCGCCGCGCGGTGCCGCTGGAATGGCTCGACTATAACGGCCACATGACCGAGAGTCGGTATCTTGAAGCTTTTGCGGACGCAACCGACCGTTTCATGATGATGATCGGTTGTGATGCCGAGTATATCGCCAACGGCGGCAGCTATTTCACGGCCGAGACCCATATTCGCCATATCGACGAGGCGCATGCCGGGATGATTATCGAGATCCGAACGCAGGTAATTGCCGGGGCGGGCAAGAAGATGCATCTTTTCCATGAAATGCGTGAAGGCGAACGGTTGGTGGCGACCGGAGAGCATATGCTATTGCATGTTGATCTGAAAAGCCGACGCTCAACACCGCCTGCCGAACAGGTTGAGGCGGCGTTGGTGAAGGTGGCCGAGGCTCATGCCAATCTGCCGGACCCCGAAGGCTTGGGCCGTGCGATAGGTGAGCGGCGTTAA
- a CDS encoding DUF983 domain-containing protein has translation MTNTIVAARDTTTSTDTETEERQLGPALRNGWRRRCPNCGSGPLLKGYLKVHDECSVCREELFHHRADDGPAYLTILIVGHLMAPLLYMVFVRWRPEPLVLFTIFAIGCVALSLYLLPRLKGAVVGFQWARQMHGFNKARSHEPS, from the coding sequence ATGACCAACACGATCGTTGCCGCGCGCGACACAACGACCAGCACAGACACCGAGACGGAAGAACGCCAGTTGGGGCCCGCGCTGCGCAATGGCTGGCGCAGACGTTGCCCCAATTGCGGCTCAGGCCCGCTTCTAAAGGGTTATCTCAAGGTACACGACGAATGCTCGGTCTGCCGTGAAGAGCTTTTTCACCACCGCGCCGATGATGGACCCGCCTATTTGACCATCTTGATCGTCGGACATCTGATGGCACCGCTCTTGTATATGGTATTTGTACGGTGGCGACCTGAACCGCTGGTTTTGTTCACTATCTTCGCTATTGGCTGCGTCGCTTTGTCGTTATACCTTCTGCCAAGATTGAAGGGGGCGGTTGTGGGGTTCCAATGGGCCCGGCAAATGCATGGGTTCAACAAGGCAAGAAGCCACGAACCAAGCTGA
- a CDS encoding DMT family transporter, whose product MAWIILSIAAAAFQTLRFMLQKSLSGGALSAGGATLARFFYSMPFVLSLALGYILWSGAGWPALSGAFWVYAMIGGLTQILATWCVVAIFAHRNFAVGITFKKTEVVQTALIGFVLLGDTVSPWGLAAIVLGLVGVLILSDNPGGAGGFARRIMNRTSGLGLLSGAFFAVSAVCYRGATLEVPSDDAFLRAVVSLAIVTTMQTLALSVWLGWREKGQLARVIGARKTAVWMGLSGLGGSICWFTAFTLQNAAYVFAVGQVEVIFSIAASVLFFGEKLARKELAGIGFLTVSILALVLLG is encoded by the coding sequence ATGGCCTGGATCATACTTTCCATAGCGGCGGCGGCGTTTCAAACACTACGCTTCATGCTGCAAAAATCACTCAGCGGCGGCGCGCTAAGCGCCGGTGGCGCGACACTGGCGCGGTTTTTCTATTCGATGCCTTTCGTGCTGAGCCTTGCGCTGGGTTATATCTTGTGGAGTGGCGCAGGTTGGCCCGCGCTTTCGGGCGCCTTCTGGGTCTATGCGATGATTGGCGGGCTGACGCAGATATTGGCGACCTGGTGTGTCGTGGCCATATTCGCGCATCGCAATTTCGCCGTCGGGATCACGTTCAAGAAAACGGAAGTGGTGCAGACCGCTCTAATAGGGTTTGTTCTGCTGGGTGATACGGTTTCGCCCTGGGGGCTGGCGGCCATTGTTCTAGGGCTCGTGGGGGTTCTGATCCTGTCGGACAATCCCGGCGGGGCGGGTGGCTTTGCGCGACGCATCATGAACAGAACGTCGGGTTTGGGGCTGCTCTCGGGGGCGTTTTTTGCCGTCTCTGCGGTTTGCTATCGCGGGGCGACGCTAGAGGTGCCGTCAGATGACGCCTTTTTGCGCGCGGTGGTGTCGCTGGCGATTGTCACGACGATGCAGACGCTGGCGCTTTCGGTCTGGCTGGGGTGGCGCGAGAAGGGTCAACTGGCCCGGGTGATTGGCGCGCGCAAGACGGCGGTCTGGATGGGGCTGTCCGGGCTTGGCGGTTCGATCTGCTGGTTCACCGCCTTCACCTTGCAGAACGCGGCCTATGTTTTTGCCGTGGGGCAGGTAGAAGTGATTTTTTCCATCGCCGCATCGGTGTTGTTTTTCGGCGAGAAATTGGCGCGCAAGGAATTGGCCGGTATCGGTTTTCTGACTGTGAGCATTCTGGCGTTGGTGTTGTTGGGCTAG
- a CDS encoding EF-hand domain-containing protein — MKRNYFITGVVAISLLTGAGAALAQDKQGGKRGMGPMMFEFSEVDTNGDGKLSKDEMAAHAKARFDAADTDGNGKLSAAEMAAAAKKKQEDRRAKMMTKMIERMDADKDGELSFDEMPGQQSRADKMFSRLDKDGDGAISEEELKAAKKKGGKHRGHDRHDKQGKRGSN; from the coding sequence ATGAAACGCAATTATTTTATCACTGGCGTTGTGGCAATCAGCCTTTTGACCGGGGCCGGTGCGGCGCTGGCCCAAGATAAGCAAGGCGGAAAACGCGGCATGGGGCCGATGATGTTTGAGTTTAGCGAAGTTGACACAAACGGTGACGGCAAGCTTTCGAAAGACGAGATGGCAGCCCACGCCAAGGCACGTTTTGACGCGGCTGACACTGATGGCAACGGCAAGCTGTCTGCTGCCGAGATGGCAGCGGCCGCCAAGAAGAAGCAAGAGGATCGTCGCGCCAAGATGATGACGAAGATGATTGAGCGGATGGATGCCGACAAGGATGGCGAGTTGAGTTTTGACGAGATGCCGGGGCAACAATCGCGTGCCGATAAGATGTTCTCGCGGCTCGACAAGGATGGCGATGGAGCGATTAGCGAAGAAGAACTGAAGGCTGCCAAGAAAAAGGGTGGTAAACACCGTGGGCATGACCGCCACGACAAGCAGGGCAAACGCGGTTCGAACTAA
- a CDS encoding NUDIX hydrolase, producing MTKDNLAPIDKTALRNAATVIVLRDRLEDPKVLMGQRGAKAAFMPNKFVFPGGAVDPDDAGVPLVRRMPQVCRKRLLEDSMEDFSHALATAAIRELWEETGLILGQPGAWAAEPPKDWAGFADLGYLPDAHPLQFVFRAVTPPGRPRRFDARFFLVDADEVANDLDDFSAAQDELSHLQWIPVREVRGFDLPFITEVVLAEVATRASILTPPDNVPFFKNTEEASLFERLKGRGPLSGKLITHD from the coding sequence ATGACCAAAGATAATCTGGCACCTATCGACAAGACTGCCCTGCGGAATGCAGCAACCGTAATCGTTTTGCGCGACCGTCTGGAAGACCCGAAAGTGCTCATGGGGCAACGCGGTGCAAAGGCTGCGTTCATGCCCAACAAATTCGTCTTTCCAGGTGGCGCAGTCGATCCCGACGATGCCGGTGTGCCGCTGGTCCGCCGCATGCCACAGGTCTGTCGGAAGCGTCTGCTCGAAGACTCCATGGAAGATTTCAGCCATGCGCTCGCCACTGCCGCGATTCGCGAATTATGGGAGGAAACCGGGCTGATCCTCGGGCAACCCGGCGCATGGGCGGCCGAACCACCCAAAGATTGGGCCGGATTTGCCGATCTGGGATATCTGCCCGATGCCCACCCTTTGCAATTCGTCTTTCGTGCCGTCACCCCCCCGGGCCGCCCGCGGCGGTTTGATGCCCGCTTCTTTCTGGTTGATGCCGACGAGGTCGCCAACGATCTTGATGATTTCTCCGCCGCTCAAGATGAGTTGTCGCATCTGCAATGGATTCCGGTCCGTGAGGTGCGCGGCTTTGATCTCCCGTTCATAACCGAAGTCGTGCTAGCCGAAGTGGCAACACGCGCGTCTATTCTTACTCCGCCCGACAATGTGCCATTTTTCAAGAATACCGAAGAGGCCAGCCTGTTTGAGAGGCTCAAGGGCCGCGGCCCGCTATCGGGCAAGCTGATCACACACGATTGA
- a CDS encoding RNA polymerase sigma factor, giving the protein MTMPRDMFADVPNETLLKLFANGDRAAAHSLTTRLTPIVMAHAYRLLGDWTEAEDVTQEAMMRLWRIAEEWRQGEAKVTTWLYRVVANLATDRLRRRKRNGPALDDIPEPADDKLGPSEHMVEQERQAALQQALNTLPERQRQAVVLRHIEEMGNPEIAAIMEISTEAVESLTARGKRALAAALAGQREELGYGDG; this is encoded by the coding sequence ATGACTATGCCGCGCGACATGTTTGCCGATGTGCCCAACGAGACGCTTTTGAAGTTGTTTGCCAACGGCGACAGGGCGGCGGCGCATTCTCTGACAACCCGGTTGACCCCGATTGTCATGGCGCATGCCTATCGGTTGCTGGGGGATTGGACCGAGGCCGAAGATGTGACCCAGGAGGCGATGATGCGGCTCTGGAGGATTGCCGAAGAGTGGCGACAGGGCGAGGCCAAGGTTACGACCTGGCTTTACCGGGTCGTGGCCAACTTGGCGACAGACCGACTGCGGCGTCGTAAACGCAACGGACCTGCGCTCGATGATATACCCGAGCCGGCGGATGACAAGCTTGGGCCGTCGGAACACATGGTTGAGCAGGAGCGGCAGGCGGCTTTGCAACAAGCGCTGAACACGCTGCCCGAGCGACAGCGACAGGCAGTGGTGTTGCGCCACATTGAAGAGATGGGGAACCCGGAAATTGCCGCCATCATGGAAATCAGTACTGAAGCGGTTGAAAGCCTGACCGCGCGGGGCAAGCGGGCGTTGGCGGCAGCTTTGGCCGGGCAGCGTGAGGAATTGGGATATGGCGATGGATAA
- a CDS encoding helix-turn-helix domain-containing protein has translation MPHKLDKRIRAAQFRNRLDQAMRRTQTNQSALARRIGVDRSTVSQLLKGTGARLPNAQVVGECAAALGVSADWLLSLSDRSETAADLLATALTVTKAPRALVDEQIFAWHTEAAGMKIRHVPASLPDMLKTRAILEWEYSPHLGRSATQAIGASEDRLTWMRGAQSDYEIAFPLHELTSFAYAEGYYTGLDAALRREQLDRLALLHDQLYPRLRIYLFDARRLFSAPLTIFGPMLAVLYMGRNYLAFRDTERVSAFTAHFDQLVREATITAREFPNRIKDLKQLLPD, from the coding sequence ATGCCGCATAAACTCGACAAACGCATTCGCGCCGCCCAGTTTCGCAATCGCCTAGATCAGGCGATGCGGCGCACGCAAACCAATCAAAGCGCGCTGGCGCGGCGGATCGGGGTGGATCGCTCAACCGTGTCGCAACTTTTGAAAGGCACCGGCGCGCGCCTGCCCAATGCGCAGGTGGTGGGTGAATGCGCCGCGGCTCTGGGTGTGTCGGCAGATTGGCTGTTGTCGCTGTCTGACCGCTCCGAAACGGCGGCCGATCTTCTGGCAACGGCTCTCACCGTCACCAAGGCGCCTCGCGCGCTGGTCGATGAGCAAATCTTTGCATGGCACACCGAAGCAGCCGGCATGAAAATCCGCCATGTGCCGGCATCGCTCCCTGATATGCTGAAAACGCGCGCAATTCTCGAATGGGAATACTCACCGCATCTCGGGCGCAGCGCAACCCAGGCCATTGGTGCCTCAGAGGATCGGTTAACCTGGATGCGCGGCGCACAATCAGACTATGAAATTGCCTTCCCGCTGCACGAATTGACCAGCTTCGCATATGCCGAGGGCTACTACACCGGGCTTGATGCTGCCCTGCGTCGCGAACAGCTTGACCGCCTGGCGCTCCTGCACGATCAGCTTTACCCACGTCTGCGGATTTATCTCTTCGATGCCCGCCGATTGTTCTCCGCGCCGCTCACCATCTTTGGTCCGATGCTGGCCGTGCTCTACATGGGACGCAACTATCTCGCCTTCCGTGACACGGAACGCGTTTCGGCCTTCACCGCGCATTTCGACCAACTGGTGCGTGAAGCCACCATCACCGCTCGGGAATTTCCCAACCGAATCAAAGATCTGAAGCAACTTCTGCCCGATTGA
- a CDS encoding lysophospholipid acyltransferase family protein, producing the protein MSTPPIRHARGTLTYASSFDSRLRSTVIRAIEWMTGKISIIRMVREFERMGAPRGQAFWPATLKVMGIDLNTPEEQLARIPKEGPVVVVANHPHGLVDGMILADLIGRVRNDYRILTRALLTGIDEVASSYMIPVPFPYEQDAQQKFVEMRRQAMNHLKAGGLVTLFPSGVVASSDSMFGPAIEREWNVFTAQMIRRSGAQVVPVRFTGSNSRLYQIANQLSATLRQGLLLHEIVYSCNKPQAPVIGHPIAQDKHELLKTDPRGFMAWLREHTLSLKD; encoded by the coding sequence ATGAGCACGCCTCCGATACGGCATGCCCGCGGCACGTTGACCTATGCAAGCTCGTTTGACAGCCGACTGCGCAGCACGGTGATCCGCGCCATCGAGTGGATGACCGGCAAGATTTCGATCATCCGCATGGTTCGCGAGTTTGAGCGTATGGGTGCGCCGCGCGGGCAAGCCTTTTGGCCCGCGACGCTGAAGGTGATGGGGATCGACCTGAACACCCCGGAAGAGCAACTGGCGCGAATCCCCAAGGAAGGCCCGGTTGTGGTGGTGGCCAATCATCCACACGGGCTGGTTGATGGTATGATCCTGGCCGATTTGATCGGGCGGGTGCGCAACGATTACCGAATCCTGACGCGTGCGTTGCTGACCGGTATTGACGAAGTCGCCTCTTCTTACATGATCCCTGTGCCGTTTCCCTATGAACAGGACGCGCAGCAGAAATTCGTCGAGATGCGGCGCCAGGCGATGAACCACCTGAAGGCGGGGGGATTGGTCACGCTCTTCCCCTCGGGTGTGGTGGCTTCATCGGACAGCATGTTTGGCCCGGCGATTGAGCGGGAATGGAATGTTTTTACCGCCCAGATGATTCGACGGTCCGGCGCGCAGGTTGTGCCGGTGCGTTTTACCGGCTCGAATTCGCGCCTGTATCAGATCGCCAATCAGCTTTCGGCGACGCTGCGACAGGGGCTTTTGTTGCACGAGATCGTCTATAGCTGCAATAAACCGCAGGCGCCTGTGATCGGCCATCCGATTGCGCAAGACAAGCACGAGTTGCTCAAGACGGATCCGCGCGGGTTTATGGCCTGGCTGCGCGAACATACCTTGTCTTTGAAAGACTAG
- a CDS encoding HPr family phosphocarrier protein, translating into MTETTMRKLTIVNEKGLHARASAKLVEVVEGFDASAEISRDGVSASGDSIMGLLMLAAPKGSTIDVQTFGADAEALAFAIEALVADRFGEDY; encoded by the coding sequence ATGACCGAGACCACAATGCGTAAATTGACCATCGTCAATGAAAAGGGGCTGCATGCCCGCGCTTCGGCCAAGCTGGTCGAGGTGGTAGAGGGGTTCGACGCCTCGGCTGAAATCAGTCGCGATGGTGTTAGCGCCAGTGGCGACAGCATCATGGGGCTTTTGATGTTGGCAGCGCCGAAAGGAAGCACTATTGACGTGCAGACATTCGGAGCGGACGCCGAAGCGCTGGCCTTTGCCATTGAGGCGCTTGTGGCGGATCGGTTCGGCGAGGACTACTAA
- a CDS encoding lipocalin family protein, producing MMKRGAGLLRQLMCLSLGGLLLACAPTTDTSGLRDMQAPISSQVDVTAERLGGAWVIRRSWPGMPYLAEPGADRRIPDGGDLRLVTSKNGLQVSGQRFDIDDAGVAGFESFSTVLSASGNGRFRETGGKVFAGKAVWVLWMDADNRTAAIGTPGGEFGWIMDRRATGGQDRLKAASEIMQWMGYDMEVMRKGSK from the coding sequence ATGATGAAGCGCGGGGCGGGTCTGCTGCGGCAGTTGATGTGTCTTTCGCTTGGTGGCTTGCTGTTGGCTTGTGCGCCGACGACGGATACTTCGGGGCTGCGTGACATGCAGGCGCCAATATCCAGCCAAGTGGATGTAACGGCAGAGCGCCTCGGCGGTGCCTGGGTGATCCGGCGCTCCTGGCCTGGCATGCCCTATCTTGCAGAACCCGGGGCGGACCGTCGGATACCCGACGGGGGCGATCTGCGGCTTGTGACGAGTAAGAACGGCTTGCAGGTTTCCGGCCAGAGATTCGACATTGATGATGCGGGCGTTGCGGGTTTTGAGAGCTTTTCAACGGTGTTGTCAGCGAGTGGAAACGGGCGCTTTCGCGAAACCGGCGGCAAGGTGTTTGCCGGCAAGGCGGTGTGGGTCTTGTGGATGGATGCGGACAATCGGACTGCGGCCATCGGTACGCCCGGAGGTGAGTTTGGCTGGATCATGGACCGGCGCGCAACAGGCGGGCAGGACCGGTTGAAGGCGGCAAGCGAGATCATGCAGTGGATGGGCTATGACATGGAAGTGATGCGGAAGGGTTCGAAATGA
- a CDS encoding fatty acid desaturase, whose translation MDKRRRIEWPTWGMLALTYVVWSVATTWAAELFLPLGMVMVTLSTAQHSSLCHEVLHGHPTRLRWLNEALVFPALSLAIPYKRFRDTHIAHHHDETLTDPYDDPETNFLDPRAWERLPVLVRAILRFNNTLLGRVLIGPLIGQIAFMRCDWRKIRAGDVAVLAGWLWHIPALGVVIWWMVVVGKMPVWAFVLSSYGALSILKIRTFLEHRAHENAPGRSVLIEDRGLLALIFLNNNLHIVHHSHPGVAWYDLPARLAAERDAFLVRNDGYHYRSYGEIFRRYFWRAKDPVPHPLFRER comes from the coding sequence ATGGATAAGCGGCGGCGGATAGAGTGGCCGACGTGGGGCATGCTGGCGCTGACCTATGTGGTTTGGAGTGTGGCGACGACATGGGCGGCGGAGCTGTTTTTACCGCTTGGCATGGTGATGGTTACGCTTTCGACGGCGCAGCACTCGTCGCTTTGCCATGAGGTGCTGCACGGTCATCCCACGCGGCTGAGGTGGCTGAACGAAGCGTTGGTTTTTCCGGCGCTGAGCCTTGCCATTCCCTACAAACGCTTTCGCGATACCCACATTGCCCATCATCATGATGAGACATTGACCGACCCCTATGACGACCCCGAGACAAATTTTCTTGATCCGCGCGCGTGGGAGAGGCTGCCGGTCTTGGTCAGGGCGATTCTGCGGTTTAACAACACGCTGCTTGGTCGGGTTTTGATCGGGCCGTTGATCGGGCAGATTGCTTTCATGAGGTGCGATTGGCGCAAGATACGCGCGGGAGATGTCGCCGTTCTGGCGGGATGGCTTTGGCATATTCCGGCGCTGGGAGTGGTGATATGGTGGATGGTGGTGGTTGGGAAAATGCCGGTCTGGGCGTTCGTGCTGAGCAGCTATGGGGCGCTGTCTATCCTGAAAATCCGCACATTTCTTGAGCATCGCGCACATGAGAACGCGCCTGGACGCAGCGTGTTGATCGAAGATCGCGGGCTGCTGGCGCTGATATTTCTCAACAACAACCTACATATCGTGCATCATTCGCATCCCGGCGTGGCATGGTATGATCTGCCTGCGCGGCTTGCCGCCGAGCGCGATGCGTTTCTGGTGCGCAATGACGGGTATCACTACCGTTCCTATGGAGAGATTTTTCGGCGCTATTTCTGGCGCGCGAAAGACCCGGTGCCGCATCCTCTCTTTCGCGAGCGCTAA
- a CDS encoding periplasmic heavy metal sensor, with product MNDKEMRTPGMKRTLRVLLVASLALNLLVVGAVLGMVVSNRGKDERHPPRVSQPGGPLTAALERQDRKAVGRDLRNAMRAEQAERGDGAANFSVVISALTTDPYDSAAVRAAVEAQMQQVTRRVDLGVDILLKRFDEMSAADRTAYAERLQKVIERGPRRKPKGQRGEGKRWFGSHD from the coding sequence ATGAATGACAAGGAAATGAGAACGCCGGGCATGAAACGGACTTTGCGCGTGTTGCTGGTTGCCTCTCTTGCACTCAACCTTCTGGTGGTGGGAGCCGTTCTGGGTATGGTGGTATCGAACCGCGGCAAGGATGAACGTCACCCGCCACGTGTGTCGCAACCCGGTGGGCCGTTGACAGCGGCTTTGGAACGGCAGGACCGCAAAGCGGTTGGTCGCGATCTGCGCAACGCGATGCGCGCCGAACAGGCCGAACGAGGGGACGGCGCGGCAAACTTTTCGGTCGTCATTTCCGCGTTGACCACTGATCCTTACGATTCTGCTGCCGTGCGAGCGGCGGTGGAGGCTCAGATGCAGCAGGTCACGCGCCGGGTGGATCTGGGTGTGGATATCCTACTCAAACGGTTCGATGAGATGAGCGCGGCAGATCGTACAGCCTATGCTGAACGACTGCAAAAAGTTATTGAGCGCGGGCCACGTCGTAAGCCCAAGGGCCAGCGCGGCGAGGGCAAGCGCTGGTTCGGGTCACATGACTGA